One genomic window of Peromyscus maniculatus bairdii isolate BWxNUB_F1_BW_parent chromosome 2, HU_Pman_BW_mat_3.1, whole genome shotgun sequence includes the following:
- the Pdik1l gene encoding serine/threonine-protein kinase PDIK1L: MVSSQPKYDLIREVGRGSYGVVYEAVIRKTSARVAVKKIRCHAPENVELALREFWALSSIKSQHPNVIHLEECILQKDGMVQKMSHGSNSSLYLQLVETSLKGEIAFDPRSAYYLWFVMDFCDGGDMNEYLLSRKPNRKTNTSFMLQLSSALAFLHKNQIIHRDLKPDNILISQSRLDTSDLEPTLKVADFGLSKVCSASGQNPEEPVSVNKCFLSTACGTDFYMAPEVWEGHYTAKADIFALGIIIWAMLERITFIDTETKKELLGSYVKQGTEIVPVGEALLENPKMELLIPVKKKSMNGRMKQLIKEMLAANPQDRPDAFELELRLVQIAFKDSSWET; the protein is encoded by the exons ATGGTGAGTAGCCAGCCAAAGTACGATCTAATACGGGAGGTAGGCCGAGGTAGTTACGGTGTTGTGTATGAAGCGGTCATCAGAAagacctctgcaagagtagctgTGAAGAAAATTCGATGCCACGCACCTGAAAATGTTGAACTAGCCCTTCGAGAGTTCTGGGCACTAAGCAGTATCAAGAGCCAGCACCCAAATGTGATTCACTTGGAAGAGTGCATTCTGCAAAAAGATGGGATGGTGCAAAAGATGTCCCACGGCTCTAATTCTTCCCTTTatttacag CTTGTAGAGACTTCATTAAAAGGAGAAattgcctttgatcccagaagcGCCTATTATTTGTGGTTTGTGATGGATTTTTGTGATGGAGGAGACATGAATGAGTATCTGTTATCCAGGAAGCCCAATCGAAAGACTAACACCAGCTTTATGCTTCAGCTCAGCAGTGCTCTGGCTTTCTTGCACAAAAACCAGATCATCCACCGAGACCTGAAGCCTGATAACATCCTGATTTCTCAAAGCAGGTTGGATACCAGTGACTTGGAACCTACACTGAAAGTGGCCGATTTTGGTCTAAGTAAAGTGTGTTCAGCATCTGGGCAGAACCCAGAAGAACCTGTCAGCGTCAACAAGTGTTTCCTTTCGACGGCATGTGGAACGGATTTCTATATGGCTCCCGAAGTATGGGAAGGACACTATACAGCCAAAGCTGACATTTTTGCTCTGGGAATTATCATCTGGGCGATGCTGGAGAGGATCACCTtcatagacacagagacaaagaaggAGCTCCTAGGGAGCTATGTAAAGCAGGGGACCGAAATCGTGCCTGTTGGGGAAGCACTTCTGGAAAATCCCAAGATGGAACTTCTCATCCCTGTGAAGAAAAAGTCTATGAACGGGCGAATGAAACAACTGATTAAGGAAATGCTGGCTGCAAACCCTCAGGATCGTCCGGATGCGTTTGAACTAGAACTCCGATTAGTCCAAATTGCATTTAAAGACAGCAGCTGGGAAACGTGA